From Pyrenophora tritici-repentis strain M4 chromosome 1, whole genome shotgun sequence, the proteins below share one genomic window:
- a CDS encoding actin gives MASQTPAVVMDNGTGYSKLGFAGNDSPSFVFPTAIATRGPTGGSGTSGSGRPAVANKPSYLTGGAGPGGHLSGKRGTEDLDFFIGDEALAAAGGAGYGINYPIRHGQIDNWDLMERFWSNSIFKYLRVEPEDHHFLLTEPPLNPPENREATAEIMFESFNVAGLYIAVQAVLALAASWTSSKVQDRSLTGTVIDSGAGVTHVIPVAEGYVIGSSIKSVPIAGRDITNFVQSLLRERGEPDSSLQTAERIKEEYCYVCPDIVKEFARFDRESDDRFKKHVVNYPNGKTTTVDVGYERFLAPEIFFNPEIYSSDFLTPLPTIVDTVIQSSPIDVRRGLYKNIVLSGGSTLYKDFGRRLQRDIRHMVDARIKASEARSGGAKSGGLDVQVITHKRQRHGPWFGGSLLGQTPEFKSYCHTKAEYDEIGPSIVRRFALLGGPGST, from the exons ATGGCGTCCCAAACCCCCGCCGTTGTCATGGACAA CGGTACGGGATACTCGAAGCTTG GTTTTGCCGGCAACGACTCCCCATCCTTCGTCTTTCCCACTGCGATAGCTACCAGAGGCCCAACGGGCGGTAGCGGTACGTCAGGCTCCGGACGCCCAGCGGTCGCGAACAAGCCCTCTTATCTGACCGGTGGAGCTGGACCTGGCGGACATCTCTCTGGCAAACGCGGCACCGAGGATCTCGACTTCTTCATTGGTGACGAAGCTCTTGCCGCAGCCGGAGGTGCGGGCTATGGCATCAACTACCCAATCAGACATGGCCAGATCGACAATTGG GATCTAATGGAGCGCTTCTGGTCCAACTCGATATTCAAGTACCTGAGAGTGGAGCCTGAGGACCACCACTTCCTACTCACCGAGCCA CCATTGAACCCTCCGGAGAACCGCGAAGCGACCGCTGAGATTATGTTCGAGTCCTTCAACGTCGCCGGTCTCTACATCGCCGTACAAGCTGTGCTCGCTTTGGCGGCCTCGTGGACAAGCTCCAAGGTGCAGGATCGATCCCTTACGGGTACCGTCATCGACTCCGGAGCTGGTGTCACGCACGTTATCCCCGTTGCTGAAGGCTACGTCATTGGTTCCTCAATCAAGAGTGTCCCTATCGCTGGTCGCGACATTACAAACTTCGTACAGTCGCTTCTCAGAGAACGTGGTGAGCCCGACTCGTCTCTCCAGACTGCAGAACGCATCAAGGAGGAATACTGCTACGTGTGCCCGGATATTGTCAAGGAATTCGCACGCTTCGACCGTGAATCAGACGACCGCTTCAAGAAACACGTCGTCAACTACCCCAATGGCAAGACCACAACCGTCGACGTCGGTTACGAACGCTTCCTTGCGCCTGAGATCTTCTTCAACCCTGAGATCTACTCGTCCGATTTCCTGACCCCACTACCCACCATCGTCGACACCGTTATTCAATCCTCGCCTATCGATGTGCGCAGAGGACTGTACAAGAACATTGTGCTCTCAGGTGGTTCAACACTATACAAGGACTTTGGCCGACGTCTGCAGCGTGATATCCGGCACATGGTGGATGCTAGGATCAAGGCATCAGAAGCGCGGAGTGGAGGTGCAAAGAGCGGTGGTCTGGATGTGCAAGTCATCACACACAAGAGACAACGACACGGCCCATGGTTCGGAGGCAGCTTGCTTGGTCAGACGCCCGAGTTCAAGAGCTACTGCCACACCAAGGCAGAGTATGATGAGATTGGTCCCAGCATTGTCCGAAGATTCGCGCTGCTGGGCGGACCTGGTAGCACGTAA
- a CDS encoding TrmA, SAM-dependent methyltransferase related to tRNA (uracil-5-)-methyltransferase, which produces MASSADNVAPIESNGAKRYFETPLRSEEGSRGNYRFKNKRMKNGHAEQSTILKTNGTNEEVLLEDVTALIKNLNVQREGKENSTNLPERFTEIQVEIKEISSTGDGIGFQQGAESDQVYVVPFSVPGDVVTARPHKHFEKEKYSMADFVNVITPSPHRDDLLVKCPYFASCSGCQFQMLPYDFQLQHKRSIVEKAYKNFSNLPPEPIPTIGDTIGSPLQYGYRTKLTPHFDGPPDARRSDGRNGIKRTFKELPPIGFMKKGTRITIDIEDCPIGTDAVRAGNKRERNRVADTLSTYHKGATLLLRESTTRVPKADYDVSKEEDSDAIVEDRGDHIHIKTCTTDSNAKTTEYVDDFQFVNPAGSFFQNNNSILPVFTQYIREHILPSTPGHKITHLIDAYSGSGLFTITLSSLFKSSLGIDISSSSIESASTNAKLNNLPESSTRFIAADAARLFASIESPAEETVVMLDPPRKGCDESFLRQLVQYGPARVVYVSCNVHTQARDIGVLVGGMKGVDGGFGKGEGCYEIESLRGFDFFPQTGHVEGVAVLSRKAGGQKKE; this is translated from the coding sequence ATGGCTTCATCAGCAGACAATGTGGCGCCTATTGAGAGCAACGGCGCAAAGAGATATTTCGAAACACCTCTACGAAGTGAGGAGGGATCACGAGGCAACTACAGATTCAAGAATAAGCGGATGAAAAATGGCCATGCTGAGCAGAGTACAATCCTCAAAACGAATGGGACCAACGAGGAAGTCTTACTCGAAGACGTGACAGCGCTCATTAAAAATCTCAATGTGCAAAGAGAAGGAAAGGAAAACTCGACCAACCTGCCAGAAAGGTTCACCGAGATCCAAGTTGAGATCAAGGAAATATCATCGACAGGAGATGGTATCGGTTTTCAGCAAGGCGCAGAGTCGGACCAAGTCTACGTCGTGCCCTTTAGCGTACCAGGAGATGTTGTAACCGCGCGGCCACACAAACACTTTGAGAAGGAAAAGTACTCCATGGCTGATTTTGTAAACGTCATAACGCCCTCGCCTCACCGTGATGATTTGCTAGTCAAATGTCCCTACTTTGCCAGTTGTTCAGGTTGCCAATTCCAAATGCTACCCTACGACTTCCAGCTGCAGCACAAGAGGTCCATTGTTGAAAAGGCCTACAAGAACTTTTCAAATCTACCTCCTGAGCCCATTCCCACCATTGGCGACACTATTGGCTCACCACTCCAGTACGGATACCGCACAAAACTCACTCCCCACTTTGACGGCCCACCAGACGCCCGCCGCAGTGATGGCCGCAACGGAATCAAACGTACCTTCAAAGAACTCCCACCCATCGGCTTCATGAAGAAAGGAACCCGCATAACAATCGACATAGAAGACTGTCCCATCGGGACAGATGCCGTACGTGCCGGCAACAAGCGTGAGCGCAATCGCGTGGCAGACACCCTTTCCACGTACCACAAAGGCGCCACACTACTCCTCCGAGAAAGCACAACCCGAGTCCCAAAAGCAGACTACGACGTGAGCAAAGAAGAGGACAGCGACGCTATCGTCGAAGACAGAGGCGATCATATCCACATCAAAACATGTACAACGGACTCCAACGCAAAAACCACAGAATACGTAGACGACTTCCAATTCGTCAACCCCGCTGGTTCCTTTTTCCAAAACAACAATAGCATCCTCCCTGTCTTTACACAGTACATCCGCGAACACATTTTACCCTCGACCCCGGGACACAAGATCACGCATCTCATCGATGCATACTCTGGCTCTGGGCTCTTCACCATCACGCTATCGAGCTTGTTCAAAAGCTCACTCGGAATCGATATCTCGTCCAGTAGCATAGAATCTGCATCTACAAATGCAAAGCTGAACAATTTGCCGGAGAGCTCGACGCGCTTTATTGCTGCAGATGCGGCGAGGTTGTTTGCATCGATCGAGTCGCCGGCTGAGGAAACGGTGGTTATGCTTGATCCGCCGCGCAAGGGCTGTGATGAGTCTTTCTTGCGCCAGTTGGTGCAGTATGGTCCAGCGAGGGTGGTGTATGTGAGCTGTAATGTTCATACGCAGGCTAGGGACATTGGTGTCTTGGTCGGTGGCATGAAGGGAGTTGATGGCGGGTTCGGAAAGGGAGAGGGGTGCTATGAGATTGAGAGTTTGAGGGGCTTCGATTTCTTCCCACAGACGGGGCATGTGGAGGGTGTTGCTGTACTGTCCAGGAAGGCTGGTGGGCAGAAGAAGGAATAG
- a CDS encoding mitochondrial 37S ribosomal protein uS5m — MSVCRPARCLFTKAASTTLSRPPPHRTFHASAPRQARKKRPHYPSIKAEELKLLNEAAETEYPKFDTSETALLEKKYTPSQIAAIKAAESTIDARDVLIQGQRRTDAWRLNYEDDLAEVDPVTDRPERLTGDDIIGKKTFRIANEVERDANISRLATENLAKMYPDGIPEDESQLRNAMDAAITQATLDPSATYYSKNPHALRALGDERHSVIAPDLPRVENRMARQTRRLSSEEEEDPRQKRLLQYLGWDKQKLRGIKVKTLVVHGVTNQTRMGKIRSLYYLTIAGNNDGLLGIGEGKSVEPDEGRKQSVMSAIRNLRPVPRYENRTTFGDLEKKVGATKVQLFARPPGFGLRVQHLIFELARAAGLQDLSAKTPRSRNKMNVIKATWEALTNQRLPDEIARARGKKLVDVRKVYYGGSIH, encoded by the exons ATGAGTGTCTGCCGCCCCGCAAGATGTCTCTTTACCAAAGCAGCATCTACGACGCTTTCTAGACCACCTCCGCACCGCACCTTCCACGCTTCTGCACCTCGACAAGCCCGCAAAAAGAGACCGCACTACCCCTCAATAAAGGCCGAAGAGCTCAAGCTCCTCAACGAAGCCGCAGAGACGGAATACCCAAAATTCGATACCTCGGAGACAGCGCTCCTAGAAAAAAAGTATACGCCGTCGCAAATTGCCGCCATCAAAGCCGCAGAATCCACAATCGACGCCCGCGATGTCCTCATACAAGGCCAGCGGAGAACAGACGCATGGCGTCTCAATTACGAAGATGACCTCGCTGAAGTCGACCCGGTGACGGATCGCCCGGAGCGACTGACAGGCGACGACATTATTGGCAAGAAAACCTTCAGAATCGCCAACGAGGTGGAGCGCGACGCAAACATTTCCCGCCTTGCGACGGAGAACCTGGCGAAAATGTACCCGGACGGTATTCCAGAAGACGAATCGCAGCTGCGCAATGCCATGGACGCAGCAATCACACAAGCCACGCTGGATCCAAGCGCGACGTACTATTCCAAGAACCCACATGCATTGCGGGCACTAGGTGACGAAAGACACTCGGTCATCGCACCTGATCTACCGCGAGTGGAGAACCGCATGGCCCGCCAGACGCGCCGTCTGTCGTccgaagaggaggaggaccCACGACAAAAGCGACTATTGCAATACCTGGGCTGGGACAAGCAGAAGTTGCGTGGTATCAAGGTGAAGACGCTCGTCGTCCACGGCGTCACCAACCAGACGCGTATGGGCAAGATCAGGAGTCTATACTACTTGACCATTGCCGGGAACAATGACGGTTTGTTGGGCATTGGAGAGGGAAAATCCGTGGAACCCGACGAGGGGCGGAAACAGAGCGTGATGAGCGCGATTAGAAATCTAAGGCCCGTACCTCGGTATGAAAACAGGACAACGTTTGGAGATTTGGAGAAGAAGGTGGGCGCGACAAAAGTCCAGCTCTTCGCGAGACCACCAG GTTTCGGTCTCCGTGTCCAGCATCTCATCTTCGAACTCGCCCGTGCCGCCGGCCTCCAAGACCTGTCGGCTAAAACACCCCGCTCAAGAAACAAGATGAACGTCATCAAGGCTACGTGGGAAGCTCTGACTAACCAGCGGCTACCCGATGAGATTGCCAGGGCGAGAGGCAAGAAGCTGGTTGACGTGCGCAAGGTTTACTATGGTGGATCCATTCACTAG
- a CDS encoding DASH-Dad3 multi-domain protein produces MASDSPPDAHLSASQMSSGSSDESLTPLEQEVLDEYARCPPSSSPSPTPPSAAILDGLRGLERKTSLVFTLLKASVYSIVLNQQIDTDLGEGVVRESEGLQRDGGRGEGIMDFGDE; encoded by the exons ATGGCCTCCGACTCCCCGCCCGACGCTCACCTCTCCGCCTCACAAATGTCCTCAGGCTCCAGCGACGAAAGCCTCACGCCCCTCGAGCAAGAAGTGCTAGATGAATATGCCAG ATGTCCACCCTCCTCCTCACCCTCTCCAACGCCCCCCAGCGCCGCCATTCTCGACGGCCTGCGGGGCCTCGAACGCAAGACATCACTTGTCTTCACACTGTTGAAAGCGAGTGTTTACTCGATTGTGTTGAACCAGCAGATTGATACGGATTTGGGTGAGGGCGTGGTGAGGGAGAGTGAGGGGTTGCAGAGGGATGGGGGAAGAGGGGAAGGGATTATGGATTTTGGGGATGAGTAG
- a CDS encoding SPS1, Serine-threonine protein kinase: protein MTEKRTFSGKALSTNKSINGKDGQVSQRIKNFFRINSSSDTRKLSDEGNAPGKNEKSGFRQSRFIPHITRNRSQTVASEGNPLDDSVSPTAHANPYFAHQGPPALRHHNEGSVPPSPPDTPAIPKTQVNGVTASDDHATTAGKEELARKLRRVASAPNAQGLFSSGKSTERPQTAELGKQPVLHHPNSSTLSMVETNSVDSTHLLPTDASKPIPSPGQIRQAAAFRRTYSSNSIKVRNVEVGPGSFDKIKLIGKGDVGKVYLVREKKSSRLYAMKVLSKKEMIKRNKIKRALAEQEILATSNHPFIVTLYHSFQSEDHLYLCMEYCSGGEFFRALQTRPNKCVDEDAARFYAAEVTAALEYLHLMGFIYRDLKPENILLHQSGHIMLSDFDLSKQSDTGGRPTMILSGRSGTSSNNLPTIDTKSCINNFRTNSFVGTEEYIAPEVIKGCGHTSAVDWWTLGILIYEMLYGTTPFKGKNRNATFANILRDEVPFPEGSGAPQVSNLCKGIIRKLLIKDETRRLGSRAGASDIKTAPFFKTTQWALLRHMKPPIIPHQGQGIETPNFRNVKESQSVDIGASRVKGVPLDSGLATPMGEVADPFEEFNSVTLHHDGDDHHHDSHDSSQYSLTQTSSHR from the exons ATGACCGAGAAACGGACCTTCTCGGGCAAGGCTCTGTCCACCAACAAATCCATCAATGGCAAGGACGGCCAAGTCTCACAGCGCATCAAGAACTTCTTCCGCAtcaacagcagcagcgaCACCCGGAAGCTTTCCGATGAAGGCAACGCGCCTGGCAAGAATGAAAAGTCGGGCTTCCGCCAGTCGAGATTCATTCCTCACATTACCCGCAATCGCTCGCAGACGGTTGCTAGCGAAGGCAACCCCCTAGACGACTCCGTGTCGCCGACCGCCCACGCCAACCCCTACTTTGCCCACCAGGGACCACCGGCCCTACGCCATCACAATGAAGGCAGCGTGCCCCCATCTCCCCCAGACACACCCGCGATACCCAAGACGCAAGTGAATGGTGTCACTGCTTCGGACGACCATGCTACGACGGCTGGGAAGGAGGAATTGGCAAGGAAACTGCGAAGGGTAGCTTCTGCTCCCAACGCCCAGGGCTTGTTCTCGTCAGGGAAGTCTACTGAAAGACCGCAGACTGCAGAACTTGGCAAGCAGCCCGTCCTACACCACCCCAACTCGTCCACCCTGAGCATGGTCGAAACAAATTCCGTCGACTCGACCCATCTGCTGCCCACGGACGCCAGCAAGCCGATACCTTCGCCGGGCCAGATCCGACAGGCGGCAGCCTTCAGGAGGACTTACAGCTCAAACTCCATCAAGGTCCGCAACGTCGAGGTTGGCCCGGGCAGTTTCGATAAAATCAAGTTGATCGGTAAGGGTGACGTTGGCAAGGTATACTTGGTGCGGGAAAAGAAGTCTAGCAGGCTATACGCCATGAAGG TCTTGAGCAAGAAGGAGATGATTAAGCGGAACAAGATCAAGCGTGCCTTGGCCGAGCAGGAAATTCTGGCTACCAGCAACCACCCCTTTATTGTTACTCTATACCACTCTTTCCAGTCCGAAGACCACCTCTATCTCTGCATGGAATATTGCAGCGGTGGTGAGTTCTTCCGCGCCCTACAGACCCGACCCAACAAGTGCGTCGACGAAGATGCCGCGCGGTTTTACGCTGCCGAGGTCACGGCTGCATTGGAGTACCTCCATTTGATGGGCTTCATCTACCGTGACTTGAAGCCAGAAA ACATCCTCCTCCATCAGTCCGGTCATATCATGTTGTCAGATTTCGATTTGTCAAAACAATCTGATACTGGCGGTCGCCCAACCATGATTCTAAGTGGCCGAAGCGGTACTTCCTCCAATAACCTTCCCACCATTGACACCAAATCATGCATAAACAATTTCCGAACAAACTCCTTTGTCGGCACTGAAGAGTACATTGCGCCAGAAGTCATCAAAGGCTGCGGACATACGAGTGCGGTCGATTGGTGGACCCTTGGTATATTGATTTATGAGATGCTGTACGGAACTACGCCCTTCAAAGGCAAGAACCGTAACGCAACCTTCGCCAACATTCTCCGAGACGAGGTGCCATTCCCAGAGGGTTCTGGTGCGCCACAAGTGTCAAA CCTCTGCAAAGGCATCATCCGCAAGCTCCTAATCAAAGATGAAACCCGACGACTTGGATCCCGTGCCGGCGCCTCGGATATCAAGACTGCACCATTCTTCAAGACAACACAATGGGCGCTGCTAAGACACATGAAGCCACCGATCATCCCACACCAGGGCCAGGGTATCGAGACTCCCAACTTCCGGAATGTTAAGGAGTCCCAGAGTGTTGATATTGGAGCCTCGAGAGTCAAGGGCGTGCCTTTGGACTCTGGTCTAGCCACGCCAATGGGCGAAGTGGCAGATCCATTTGAAGAGTTCAACAGCGTCACCCTTCATCACGATGGAGACGACCATCACCACGACAGCCACGATTCCAGTCAATACAGCCTGACCCAAACCAGTTCTCATCGGTAG